Genomic segment of Mercurialis annua linkage group LG6, ddMerAnnu1.2, whole genome shotgun sequence:
AATCAATCCCACTTTAACAGAAGCAGAGgcacatatatataaatatatattattattctaGATTACAAAACTATCCAGTATGCTATAGTAAGTTTGATAATATCAAAATTGTATTAATACCTACGTATGGATGTTAAAAAAGCTCAAGAGAGGATATTAGTTAAAATTGTTTGCAAAGATTACAGTAGCTACAacattaaaatacaattatacaAACATAGATGCTAAACCTATTTTCAGAAAGCAGCATCCATATATAATTACATATTGCTTCGATAATTTTGACCATAACAAAACACTAAACCTCAAGTATAAACTTAATAGTATGCTCTAGAATGATTTAACATCAAACAATATTTCAGCTATTCTCACTAACAACCACCTCACAAGTTTGAAAAACTGTATTCATACGTATCTATAgctgttaaaaaataaagagaggATAGAAGTTATAATCCTTTGCACTCTCGAAGATTAAAGTAGCTACAACattaaaatacactaaaacacTAACATAGATGCTAAACCTAGTTTCACAAAGCAGCATTCATATACAAATACATATTGCTTGCGTAATTTTGACACTAACAAAACACTTGACCTCAAGTATAAACTTAATAATCAGCTCTAGATTGACTTAACATCAAACAAAACTTCAACTATTCTCACTAACAATAACCTCAATCAATGGCCAATTCGGTTTCTAAAAGAGTAAAACAAGACACCACTaccaatataaaatagtttattcAATCAACTTAACTTAAGGAAACAAAGTTTACCTCCTGCAAGAGAGACCCATCAGCAGTATTAAAAACTCTAACAAGAGTACCCTTGGTGCTAGAAGTAGCCAACAGCTGCCCATCCTGAGTAAGAGCAAAACACGAAATCCTCGAATCATGAGCCATTATAAACTTAGTCCTTTTCGACGCATAATGTTCAACCCTAACTTGCCCTTTCTGCAGTCCAGGGCAAACCAAAACCAAAGAACTCGCACCGTGTGAAACAGCACAAAGACCTTTAGGGTTCGCAATGGTCTCAATCTGATgtaacaatttcaaatctgcaaaattataaacaaaaattttCTGTTCGAGAATCACAATAATCCTATCCCTTCTTAATTTCACTGATCGAACCTCAGACCTAAACGACAGCTCCCCAATGCATCGACTCTGATGATCGTCCCAAATCATCACCTTATTAGGCGGATATTGCGGGTCGGAACCTCCGCCAACGACAGCTAAGATATTACAACGGAACAGCATCTCAACAACACCGACTCCACCGCCACCGCCGTTCACCCCTTGATCAAAGTCACGACGGAAAATCTCTCTAAAAGGATCGCAGTTATAAATTCGAAATCCATGGTCCGTACCGGCAGCAAAACAGCCGAAATCCTGATTGAAGGATAGATGAAGTAGGTTAATCGGCGGCAAAGAAGGCGCGGTGGTCGGAGATGAGTCGTGGTGGTGGTGAGGGTGgaaattagggttagggttagagTGATCGGGGAGGCAGTGATCTTGAGGCATGATTGAAGAAAGTGAATCGTAGGAGGATTGCGAGTTAGGTGGCGGCGAGTCGAGTCCTTCGACGACGTCGTCTGGATTAACGAGATTGGTTTCAGGGTTAGTATCGGGATTTGGCCACGGTGGCGATGAGTAAGCAGAGAGAGTTGCCATTATTGGATGTAAAAGGAACTGGGATAGATTTGCTTTGATGATAAACAAAGAaccgaataaaaaaaattaaaaaagggaAGAGACAGAGATAGAGCTTAAAGCTGCAATTTAATTAGAACAATGTTGTCGTGTAACTGTGTAAGTTCCCTTTAATTTCGACTTACATTTAATAAACAgagttaataatataattaaaaaaggaaaatataatACTACCTCccttcttttttagttgtccatttagccaatattgcacatagatagtgcttcttttgtctcaatttataaagaaaaatactaatatagccctattagttaataaatgccttttaaattaaaacatagggtcatttattagggatggataaacttggaagataagtagctaatatcacatgaaattactaaatggacaactatttgtagacaaataaaattggctaaatggacaactaaaaaagaacgaaAGGAGTACTTTATTACTTTTATCCTGatacataaataaatttaatatttttcttttccaattattataatatttaattcagGATTTAATTGGAATTGCTCTCCTCGAGTTCAAAATCCTTCAATTTTCCTCAAGTATACTTAAATGAATGACAAATAaacaaattttgatttaatgtaatatttttatcattttacttATCTGTCATCCATTTAAGTGGACTTGAGAAAAATGAAGaggattttgaacttgagaggaGCTATTCCCAATTTAATTAACTTCATTTTATGTTGTTCATTGGATAAAATCATTTTGAGTTgaatatttatctataaataaatataataataaaaaatttataaataaaattaattaatttttatatattacaaAATTGAGCTTTTTAACCGCTCCTACAAGAAACAAAACACGGTTTGCATTCCGTAACTAGAACTTGTAGGTTCGGTTTTAACCGCTCATACAAGAAACAAACTACCCCCTAGCATTTGCAGCGGCGGTTATAACCTCCCCTATATTAAAAAGACGCCTCTATacctatattttttaaaattttctccGGCGAGGAGGGTCTTAGACTTTGGTTCATAACATGATGTTTCTCCTTTGCTTCATCCTGCTCATTAACATATGAAATATCCCATTCAAACAAATAAGAAGCTGGTTTATTTGTTGTGCCATGGATCAAACAATTATGTTATTCCATATTAGCCATAAGAGGACAACAAAGATCATGAACTCTTCCTTATCAAATTTTTGAAAGGCCTGAATCATTAGCGTAgacatattttattttcctgTCAGGATTCAAAACCCTTTTCATGCTTTAGGTTTTCCTGACTTATTTTGTATTCTTACATAACCAAAGAGCACGAATGATATTTTCATAATCCAAATAACATTTTAGAAAATTTTTCATCAATACACATATCTCTCTTTATTAAGTTTGCTCTGACTAGAAGCCAACCATGTAAGCATTTtcaaagttaaattttaattttggaggGTAAGGACAATCGCCATAGGAACTTCATGTTgtgtttttaagtgttttgcAAAGGTTATTTTCAAAAGTGTAAATCCCACATGAAAAGTTTAACCAATCCTTTTTGTGTTTATGTATGAATATACACTATGGGCTCATAAGTGTATTGATGGGAAAGTAATGGGCTCCCTCCCCCCTCTCCCCCTTTCTTCTTTGGAGTGGGTTTGGGTGTTGAGGTGGATGATGGATTTCGAGTGGGTTTAGACTGAGAATCAGTTAAAAATTTTCTAcctgtaataatttttttataattaatattgttttttatgGCTTACTTGAGAAGTACAAATTTTACCTAGTGTAAAATTAATTAGTCAATCCCGAAAATGTCTCTAACAGTTTTGAGTCTTTTGACTAATTGTAATTTACACATGTTTATATGAATTATTTAACCATTACGTAAATATCTCTCACACGTAATTTGTTAGCTCATATCTCTCCCACATTTTCAATAACtaatttcttatattttatttaaaactcaAATGCTGGATTGATTTAGATACAATCGTATCAAATATTTGATTGCTACTTCTTGCTCCTAGTTCGTATTAGAAGAGTTTGTTGTATCCTAAGGTATACTGAAATATACTTTAGGGCAATAACATTTCTCACGCCTCGAGTTTTACTATACGTTTTGTTTACTTAATTTACATTCGGTTTGTTCAATTTTATACAACAATCTAAAGTATATTATGTCTACTGAAATTTTGAACACGGGTGTTATTGTTGGTGATGGTGAGAACACTGATGCTCCGCCGACTGCTACTGTTCATGGTGCCATTGCTGCGTCGACCATGCTTGCTGCTGTTCCATATGTGAACCCGTTTTCAGACTCTCAAAGATCCAGATCTTCGATGGGGAGAATTTCAAACGCTGGCATGAACGTCTTCACTATCTTTGACATGCACAGTGTCGTTTTTGCTCTGATTGATACGCTTAATTTGTATAGTACCTTTACTAAGTATATTATGcgcattatatattattttgaggaTATTATGCTTGTATATGTGTTATTTTGTAGGTGATTTATGCAAGAAAGTCATGAACCGGGAATCGAAGGATTTTGCAAAGAAACGaataaattatatcaaattgatGAACTGGTTATTTTGTCCTTCTTCAAGACCTCAAATAAGAGAAATTTATTCATATGAATTATAGTAGACATCCTAACCTTTCCAAAACATCAAGAGTTACATCATTCGGAGTTGTCTAGCTCAGGTTATGAAGTTTTTAAGATTAACAAAATTGCACGTTGCATTAGTTTACTTACAGATTTGACCCTTCTGCCTTAATTGgatatttcataatatttagaGATTTCTGAGAATTTATGTTCTTCATATGAAATAAACTAGACATGTCAAGATTTCCAATGAATCAAGAATCAAGTCATTTGGATGTGTATGCAAAGAGTAATGTCTTTCCGAAGTTGGTGGTTGTGCAAAAATCCTGCCGGGCGGCAGGAATGAGTACCTCGGCAAGAATCACTTCTGGAAAGTGGTTTTGCCGAGGTGACCAGATCCTTCCGGGCGGCAGGAATGGTTTGCTCGGCAGGAATCACGACTGAACATAGAAAAAGTCGTCCGAATTGCAGTAAATTCATCGGGGATAAATGCTAATTCGACCCGGACTTATTTTGCAACATAAAAGGTGGAATCTTCTACTTCTAGAAGATTGAGAACATCAAAGATCAAAGTCCAAATTCGATTAGGAGTGTTTCTCTACACATTCAACATTTAATCTTAATCCTAAAAGGAGATTGACTTAGGGCAAAACTCAAGTTTCAAGACCTCTATAAATAAAACTCAGCTCAAGACTATTCAATCATTCAATTTATTATGTAAATAAATCATTCTATCCTTTGTTTattagtttagtttaattttattttttagattagTTGTTCTTTAGCTTAACTTGTAAAATCATCCAAGCACAATTTGAATTTCAAGATTTCATTGAAGATGATTATTTTCAagacaaatcaagtttgatttcttcttcctTCTCTTTAATTATACAACTCtttattgtttgtttgttttcttttattatgtctagctaaatttATTGACTTGAAATATTATGAGTAGTATGAATGCTAGGTTTAAATTCTGAAAACTAAAGTTATATCTTTCTTTGTTAATGCAATCCTTCGTTATTGAGAGTAATGCTTGTGATTGAGTAGCTAACAATCACATGAACTTAGAATAAATTGTGAGGAGGGGACTTAAGCAATTTTTATTGGAAAGGGTAACCAAGGCGTAATTACAAAGTATTGTCTGACCACCATGTTTGCGTTATGTGGTCTATGTGGATAACTAATTGATAATGCGTTGATTATAAATTGTCGTTTATCTTCTATCGTTCTGTAAGCCGTGACAGTAAGGGTGATTCGGGGTAACGAGTTATAATCAATAGGCTAGCAACATTATAGGAATATTTAGCTAGTATTTTCGATTTATCCTTCATTGcatgtaacaattaaaattgattgatataaGTTAGATTTGTAAGGTATCAATAACACATACGAAAGTAATATTCTAGGTTGTTTCTTATCATTGTTAATTTCTTTGATTTAGTAATTTCTATTTTCATTAGTTTAattcaaaactaaaaaatatccATATTTGATTGCTCAAATAATAGTTTAGCTAACTATTTTGGTATTAGATTCattcctcgtgggttcgacACTCTACTTACTCTTTATTACTTAATCACGATATTGTATACTTGCAATTTTATGTATCACTGGCTGATCCAAAACCTCATGAAAACAACAGTCAAAGAATCTGAAACATGACTTTATGCAAATAAGGTTTGCATACACTATTATTAGTACTTTATCTAATGAACTTTTTGACGTTTACTATGCGTACAAGGAAGCAAAGCAGATTTGGCATTCCATTAATAACAAGTACATTGCTGAGGCTGCTGGAAAATAGAAGTTCGTGGTTGTCACAACCCAAATCCATGGCCGCGACCGGCTCTAGAGAATGGGTGCGATAACTCCGAAATCCGTAGAAAGTTTAAAACCATAAAAACATTTCCGCGAtacaaaacatataatcatataaatccAATTTCAGAAAATGTCTTTTCATAAAATAgcaaaatcgttaaaaacattTTCCGAAAACCATTATTTATCACTTGGAAACCAGAGACTATTCAACATTGCATATCTCATGCATTGCCCTGTTTCACACAGATACCACATATTTCGATAAATCTAGTTCTTATATAATTGACTGGTAAACATACAAACGGTTATTGCAACGCAAATTTTAACttaaagttttattaaaataaatcattataTCACAatatacaaaatacataaaCCATTTGCTACTAATTAGGTCTACTACCATTGACTACTGTAGCTCTATAAATAGACGGAAGCTTTCCGTGCATACATAATATTAGACTTCCAAAATAAGAAATGGAATCTCGACCACATTACGCCAATGCAGACCTGAAAGAAAAACCACTGTGGGGaggtcagacaacgctgagtgagttcacatttaCAAAAGGTATTATAAAAGACAAATcgcatatatatataaaacatatattaaaataaaccaaatattagaTCCAATCGAAATCCTGAACCGCAAACTCATATCGTTTCCTATTCGTATCATGATCGTATCAGATCACATCAGTTCGATTCGATCCATGTGTTACGGTTCCCAGATAGTTCAACCAAGACCATCGTTTAATCACAAAGTGTGAgccccgagatagttcaaccgagataactcactagatacgggtcccgagataattccacctCGTATCTACCATATatatttgtaataccccgtaagttcaggtgccgtttagtgcaacgtgtccggcagaaaaggaccggagttgcaaagataaagatatgggatattaaagaaaaggataatatggagtaagacgtatatgtttgaagattagaataagaaaataaggaaaaatatcaagaaaagttacaaactagagttcagggactaaagtggtaatttaaccagttaagtccgaaaatggaattatttcgccaaggtccgcgaaatgttttatagtattggtggtaaaagtttcaggtcaatcggagaccttttaaaatttggacgcggattcattttgggctaaattgccaattttgaagagttcaaggaccaaagtgtaaattagccaatttagcctcgagaatagaaattggaagattatcgacggaaataattatttttggagtagtattatttattgggatataaataatacgtagataatcgagttaaaaggataattaaccgtttggttaaaaaaattgaaagtttaaaagagaattggtttaagttaaagaagtgagggatcaaaaCAGACTTTTAGCCAATATATAGATATgaatgaaagaagaagaagaaggagctgAGAGCAGAAGAAAAGAAATGGGAGGCGAGGGTTTCGGCGATAACTTCGATCCGTCgccgcttcgccgtttctcgtccgaatcgagtgattctcgcgccgatggattGAGAATTCAATTATCTATCTTCTACGAGCGtcaatcgaggtaagcttgacgttttggtttaaggtttcgagcggctttatcgttttaacgattttggattcgaatttgacgtttttgaaattattatgacgtttttgaagaaaccgagatatgggttttGAGTATGGATGTgtgaagcatgtcggaatggtgataaaaccccggaaatcaaCTTCCGAggagctgtgcacgtggtacacgaccgtgtaccacgggtgcacgaacgtgtactgaaagtacacgaacgtgcacctagcaaggtacacgatcgtgtacctaaagtacacgaacgtgtacccctgaggtgcacgaacgtgcacttggttgcacgatcgtgaacCCACCTCGGGGCACGCCCGTGTACCCCGGCTCGTATTCACGAGTGTATGACGTCTATTTGATCTAGAGATTTGATATTTTCGagaaaattggattaaaatattatcgaaGTCAAGAGTCGTATCAGGAATACGATCATATCgaactaagtttataacttagagttttagtattaagtttacgatgatggattaaacgtacatatgatttgaataggaagtggatacatcgacgaggtacgagatcgacgagctggaatagttaaaagagtgaatgacgtgtggagcttacgtttggatataaggaatagcgatcgttgtgagttatactttactttgagtattattacgcaatagatagtttttatattataagtataatattaaactacatcgcatgctatagtattttatcgatagaaatgaatttgtacatcgtattatcgaatatatatagattgtgaaaactagtatatgatccgggggaaacaagctacctattgggtgtcaataggctgtgtgatcaccagcgtccgggtaagtcatagatagagatttcatgggtcgtctatcatacttgtttgtgcatgcgatacagagcctatctggttgaactatcccggggcctgtatctgcgagtcggctggttgaactatcccggactcatatcgatcgatcgttagatgttgtgataatgttcattaagcatactaaggtattagggtttcgatcggatcaaatgcttgaagtataatatgtttgtatatatgtgttttgttttaaatgcgatgttattttctataataccttagtaatgtgttttctcactcagtatttccccaaatactgacccctcacattgatgttttcaggtgtttagagtcggatcagacagaccgtctttggtgtgctgggtacaaaaccccttggtgctgcagtagtatacgtgtgacgagtcttagcctagtatagttaggttttataggttgtgtacgtatttaatgtttgtttgatgtgacgtcttttggttgtcagttttgtattgatcgatagacgggctagtacgtacaagttacggaagtgagatgcccactatggttgtatcgatgatgtgatatatatgatgtacgttatgattgtaaacgtgtcttcttattacatgtttataggatagttgtgtttgcgtttccgcgaaaaagttagagtggttttaggcttgctacgggtttcggagctaccactcccattccctagcgccggtctcggctcaataatttgggtcgtgacaaagttggtatcagagcagttggtccagttacctctgctaatatgtgatttgagtgcagttggtccatgataccactgcgagtctgtgattggtgtttgtttgttcctaggtattatgtcattagactaagctaggaactactgcagctatagaattgagccatgtctgatccaagtcgtttgtattatttgttttgtgatCGAATTGATTGattgtgaaattcttgtttgttccattatgacaagtatgatcgatggattgtgaaacctttgtttgtttctttgcgaaatacgtatatggcgtatagatggtatcgaaatcgaattGTCGGAATCGATTGAAGGGTTAAGATGTGCATGAAGAAAaagtatgaagttacagaagtggaagaacctaccgtgtacagagtttaaatgtctagagaacttacaaaactcgaagtttaaaactttttgaaagttgtttgtgtaaacgattttgaaaacatagttgtgcctagacccgcgatagtcatcgataagtgccacgacattgatagaagtgcatcactacatatatctgtacatacatcaataggacatgcatcatatgcattatgttcggacgaaaagatgagatgtggcaactctttggggatgagagacgtcatcaccctagtgcacaattttgttaaaatgaaaatgaaatttgatttaaagttcaaaatgaatcgttttatcgaaagagttttgaaagagttttgttttcatgtaagtatacctagaccagaactctgtgacggaagtgaagtgctcgcgagccagctgcgatcaagaccaagaagcgaatgaatacgtatagttgcgaaaacatagacgttatgcttctaggatatgaacttagtttcaagttaacgagctagtatatagttaagatcgtgaatacgttggacagtgatatgtGCCTGATTAGTGATgtgttagaaagtaagtatttctttgacgggatgtcaaagatcctaaacaaggatataagagaagaagtggatgtgaaggatgaagtttgtataagagaagtaaatgatagatgtacgtgaatagcggaatgaaaatgattggatggtgaactaggacgttcatattgtatgataggagtatgaaaagaggatagttgagtataggaatcgatttatagttcatgctttgaagatagaagattgcccttatgataagatgaggtggatattgtgtgatattagaaagacgtcggatttaataaggatatcGGCGATAAATGTACAAGGATAGGAGCGACGAGTCAAGAAAGCGTGTGATAGAATACAAAGTACATAGTATTGAATGTTAAACAAGGAACAAATGAAAAGGGTCAAGGGTTTAAGATAAGTAAAAAggttgtatgaaaattcgaggacgaatttttataaggggggaagaatgtaataccccgtaagttcaggtgccgtttagtgcaacgtgtccggcagaaaaggaccggagttgcaaagataaagatatgggatattaaagaaaaggataatatggagtaagacgtatatgtttgaagattagaataagaaaataaggaaaaatatcaagaaaagttacaaactagagttcagggactaaagtggtaatttaaccagttaagtccgaaaatggaattatttcgccaaggtccgcgaaatgttttatagtattggtggtaaaagtttcaggtcaatcggagaccttttaaaatttggacgcggattcattttgggctaaattgccaattttgaagagttcaaggaccaaagtgtaaattagccaatttagcctcgagaatagaaattggaagattatcgacggaaataattatttttggagtagtattatttattgggatataaataatacgtagataatcgagttaaaaggataattaaccgtttggttaaaaaaattgaaagtttaaaagagaattggtttaagttaaagaagtgagggatcaaaaCAGACTTTTAGCCAATATATAGATATgaatgaaagaagaagaagaaggagctgAGAGCAGAAGAAAAGAAATGGGAGGCGAGGGTTTCGGCGATAACTTCGATCCGTCgccgcttcgccgtttctcgtccgaatcgagtgattctcgcgccgatggattGAGAATTCAATTATCTATCTTCTACGAGCGtcaatcgaggtaagcttgacgttttggtttaaggtttcgagcggctttatcgttttaacgattttggattcgaatttgacgtttttgaaattattatgacgtttttgaagaaaccgagatatgggttttGAGTATGGATGTgtgaagcatgtcggaatggtgataaaaccccggaaatcaaCTTCCGAggagctgtgcacgtggtacacgaccgtgtaccacgggtgcacgaacgtgtactgaaagtacacgaacgtgcacctagcaaggtacacgatcgtgtacctaaagtacacgaacgtgtacccctgaggtgcacgaacgtgcacttggttgcacgatcgtgaacCCACCTCGGGGCACGCCCGTGTACCCCGGCTCGTATTCACGAGTGTATGACGTCTATTTGATCTAGAGATTTGATATTTTCGagaaaattggattaaaatattatcgaaGTCAAGAGTCGTATCAGGAATACGATCATATCgaactaagtttataacttagagttttagtattaagtttacgatgatggattaaacgtacatatgatttgaataggaagtggatacatcgacgaggtacgagatcgacgagctggaatagttaaaagagtgaatgacgtgtggagcttacgtttggatataaggaatagcgatcgttgtgagttatactttactttgagtattattacgcaatagatagtttttatattataagtataatattaaactacatcgcatgctatagtattttatcgatagaaatgaatttgtacatcgtattatcgaatatatatagattgtgaaaactagtatatgatccgggggaaacaagctacctattgggtgtcaataggctgtgtgatcaccagcgtccgggtaagtcatagatagagatttcatgggtcgtctatcatacttgtttgtgcatgcgatacagagcctatctggttgaactatcccggggcctgtatctgcgagtcggctggttgaactatcccggactcatatcgatcgatcgttagatgttgtgataatgttcattaagcatactaaggtattagggtttcgatcggatcaaatgcttgaagtataatatgtttgtatatatgtgttttgttttaaatgcgatgttattttctataataccttagtaatgtgttttctcactcagtatttccccaaatactgacccctcacattgatgttttcaggtgtttagagtcggatcagac
This window contains:
- the LOC126688043 gene encoding autophagy-related protein 18a gives rise to the protein MATLSAYSSPPWPNPDTNPETNLVNPDDVVEGLDSPPPNSQSSYDSLSSIMPQDHCLPDHSNPNPNFHPHHHHDSSPTTAPSLPPINLLHLSFNQDFGCFAAGTDHGFRIYNCDPFREIFRRDFDQGVNGGGGGVGVVEMLFRCNILAVVGGGSDPQYPPNKVMIWDDHQSRCIGELSFRSEVRSVKLRRDRIIVILEQKIFVYNFADLKLLHQIETIANPKGLCAVSHGASSLVLVCPGLQKGQVRVEHYASKRTKFIMAHDSRISCFALTQDGQLLATSSTKGTLVRVFNTADGSLLQEVRRGADRAEIYSLAFSSTAQWLAVSSDKGTVHVFNLKTTPGSLGTDRSRNTTDPNGGVSTPTSSLSFFKGVLPKYFSSEWSVAQFRLVEGSQYIVAFGHQKNTVVILGLDGSFYRCQFDPVNGGEMTQLEYHNFLKPPEAAAF